The Peromyscus maniculatus bairdii isolate BWxNUB_F1_BW_parent chromosome 6, HU_Pman_BW_mat_3.1, whole genome shotgun sequence genomic interval AACCTCCTCCAATGGTACTGGTTCCCTGAGAAACTGACAATCTCTATAGTCAGCCTCCTTAACAGTCCAATGGAACAGACATTGCTACAGAGCATGTAGGTTGTGATGAGAAATTTCATGCAGAAGATCTAAGGATTGAACACAGGTCACTGCCCAACAAATGttaattattttccatttccattccAAAGAGTAGAaagttatggtggtttgaaagaaagtgtcCCTCAAAGggagtgagtggcactattaggaggtgtggccttgttggagatctgaagagtgctttgacatcagacatggagatgcagagtttgtatttgcccagctggtttttagtcttgctttggtccggTATTTTCCCACTGTGTTTTGGAATGATATTGTATATCCTGTGCTTTGGAAGTATATGATTTGCtttctgattttgattttatagtagATTTAGGGATtatatgaatctcagaagagactttgaacttcagccttttaaataagtttgagattgtgatagactatggagacttttgaagttggactgaatgcatttttgcattgtgATATAGTGACTAGCCTTTggagccagggagtagaatgtggtggtttaagaGAAAATGGCCCAAAAGGGAGTGTGTTGTaggatgttttgtatgctgtgaatatgtgttgctctgattggttgataaataaaacaatgattggccagtagccaggcaggaagtataggtgggacaagcagacaaagagaattctgggaagaggaaggatgagtcaggagatgccagcccactgtccatgagcagcatgtaacggcacacatgtaaagccacggaaaacgtggtgacatatagattaacagaaatgggctgagtttaagtgcaagaactagtcagtggtaggcctgagctaatggccgagcagtttaatgaatataagcctctgtgtgtttacttgggtctgagcggctgctgACAGGGCGGGAcaccaggaaaacttcaactacaaatGATGCCCATGTGTGGGGCAAAACTTTCCACCTAAAAcccaagaaagcttaaaaaaattttgaaaaaaaaaaaaaagattctaaaatggaactaaaaccAGCTTCCTAGCtgtctctcaggccagccacagcacagcctacaggtctagagtctctcagaggtgggcagagccagcagctaaagctgccatttcagtcctaaccactctgcagtttaaagcaatagattcacaataagtcagattcagattaagtaaacctctaaatggtttacagtatgtgtaaaaatgtatgtagacttgaaataagagagagagaaaagaacatagacagttatataaagaaatagaaagtttcaaaaaaataaagcctttaaagagacagtaaaagtaattaaaaaataagccatgaggggttgggggtttagctcagtggtaaagcgcttgtctagcaagcacaaggccctgggttcggtcctcagctccaaataaataaataaaataagccatgaaaagatgaaaatcacacagagagtctggattatattgtctttggaattttttttactgcagaaagacatttaattataaaagctgcagagttaaatcaatatgtatattttaaaggtatcttgatttaaaaaaaattatgtctaaggatacactgctttggaaaagaggttctgcttttgtttttacagaagatgagaacctgtggattgctttcaGGCAAATatgatttgaccagccaagacaccctgaaaggtctccaatgataccatggcccagatcatccaacatccaaaatcaacttcaaggcaactgactcagagaatacagccttgcagactactccagtcaagacttgaccataatcctaaaattttctttatgtccccataagaatacagccccctctatcagcaggaagtagactAGAAAACTACatccacattccccaaaaatggattatggatgtttgtctttgtttagattgttagttgcaaattgttattggtcatagtcaatctctttctataacaagaaaggaagatatgatatagaaatgtaggatacagatatgataggatgaaagggtagattattgaacctacttttaaacagcaacaacttgtttaaaaatgttttacaatgctatggattttagtttattaagacaaatttaaagttaattttgttataatatatatatatatatatatttttctactcttgtttattttgttcgtgcaactcatttgaaattgtagtgtatagttgagaaatacagattaataattagtcatctatgataatcaaacttatagtcatgttagttaagttttctaggtatacatagatatatttcaaataggtaggtaatcttcaaacacttcaaagacctacagaatatggcatttaaaatgttttaaaaatgtagactttctggacagtgagacacatctgatcctggcagcaccaatttagttcaaaaagaaagatgggcattaaagacactccatatgggatttatcttcttcttggcaaaaatagtcatttgggtaagaaactgctcttgcctggactgcttgacaaaatgttgtactgactggacatgcaagacccataggaaggtgaccaatgaactttgcaaggcgggatggtccttcaagttcctgcttctcagaagagactgccagatattctacaggacccagagaaaagtgactgagagactctaggtctgtgggctaaagatagatgccccaatgctgcagaggaactttggatgactgtccaggcaggcagctgtctctgtcatttccagagtttTGGAGGTTGCTTaaaatgctcttcctgtttttcttaggtaatattatatccttctgaggtctttgatgtagttgaagactagatagttataattataattttccttggttatgataaaagataaattagatatggaagtttagactcacaaatataggctacagagaatattttctctgattttgccaaatacaaatagactagatattataactgtaattcttgcttgatacctgttctattatatgtaattttactaggttaaagttaaaaccttcctatttgattagacagaaaaggggaagtgctgtgggatgttttgtatgctgtgatatgtgttgctctgattggttgataaataaaacattgattggccagtagccaggcagaagaagcagacaaagagaattctgggaagaggaaggatgagtcTGGGGAcgccagcccaccgtccagggagcagcatgtaatggcacacaggtaaagccacagaaaatgtggcgacatatacattaacagaaatgggctgagtttaagtgtaagagctagtcagtggtaggcctgagctaatggctgagtagttttaattaatataagcctctgtgtgtttacttgggtctgagtggctactgACAGGGCGGGacaccaggaaaacttcagctacaggagtggcactattaggaggtgtggccttgttggagtaggtgtggtggtGTTGTGTGTAACTAtgggggtaggctttggggtctcctttgctcaagttaCTGCCCAGTGTTTtataccacttcctgttgccttcagatcaacacagaattctcaacTGCTTCTCCAGTTCTATGTCAGCCTGAATGCACCCATAATTACAGCTGCCATGGTCCCTACCATGATGAtgctggactaaacctctaaaactataagctgccacctcagttaaatgttttccttataagacttgccatggtcatggtgtctcttcacagcaatagaaatgctaaataagacaaaagtcatcctggaaagggagaagggaaaaagGACATCGAATGAGAAGGAGAATCAGGGCATCACCTCAAAGCGAACCATGAAGTCGTTCAGGTTTgggaaggcatccaggcagtggggctGAAATATACGGTGCTGGTCAAGGATGTCATAAACGAGGAAATCCACATAGGTGATCTGCAGGAAGCCAAGGGTGAGTGTGCTGGAATCTGAGGCCTGGGAAGAATGGCAAATTttcctcctcaccccctctctTTACCTTGTTCCCTGCACACCAGGGCCGCTTGCCCAGGAACTCAGAATAGAGCTTTATCTTCTCGGGGATGGTCTTCAAGAACTCTGGCTTTAGCTTCTCCTGAGGCAGAAAACAGCCGTCACCACCCTAAGACTCAGGCTCCCCAGCAGACAGGTTGGCCTCCCAGAGCTATGCAAGGGAACAGCCACCTTCCCAACAATAAGCCAGGTCTGTGTCTAGGCCTCCATTTAACACATCACTATTTTGTTGATGGCAGAATTAATGTGCGAGGTGATGGAGACTCAGATTGGAATTTCACACTGTCCCTGGGATCTGCCATGACTGAAGTCCAAACCAGTACTGGGAGATACCCCCAAGGAACTCCTGAGTATCTTGCACGTTCTAGCCTCAGAGACCCAGTGGAACCACAGGTACAAAGGAcataaagaccccagaagaagaCAGTTATACTGGGTTGGGAAGAGCACAAGAACATATGTGAAGAGCATGCCTATAAAAAAGATGTCCTGATTTCTGTTGATACCTAAGACAGAACCATGGGAACGCACTGGACAGATGTGTGAGACCAGTGTGCGATATGACCTATGTTCATCATTTGGGGAGTACACTGTTGCCTGTTGGTAGAAGGGAGCCCAGTGTTGATGTCAAGTCTCTTTCTCAATCAGGGTTCACAttaatttttggagacagggtctctcattgaatctaGAGCTCACAGACTGCCTGGACTCATTGGCCGATTCTCCCCCAGAGCACTATGATTATAAGAGCATGCTGCTACTCTCAGGTTGTTATGTGGTGCTCAGGATCTGTTCTAAAGCCCTCATGTcacacagcaaatgcttttaaccactaggCTATTCCCACACCCTCTAATTTCATCCTGGAGGCTTTTGGTATGACCACTGGGAAAGACAACACATggaagaggtcaaaggacagatATGGTCAAGATTTACAACTATGCTGAAGGACTTAGATCAGCTGTCCACCAGATAATCTCAACCATCTCTTCCATGGTTACATTAGTAATGTTAGATTCACAGTGTTCATGTGCTGTCTCACTGGGGTTATGAGGGACCTTCAGTGTAGAGAAGGAGAACTCAGAGTATCAGTAACACTCTTCATTCACTGAAGGAGGATGCTGCAGCTCTGAACACAACGACTTTAAGTCCTGCTGCAAACCCTGTCTGCTCCACCCCTGGCGACTCACAAAGTCAGGGTTGTAACAGAGCCTGATGAGCTGCATGCGGTTGTCCATAACCTGGTTCTCCACAATGTCGGCACGaatcctctcctcctctgtctctccaccTGCAGCGCACACAGCACACTCACCCTCAGCATCCCATCCTAGCCAAGACAAGGAGGTTGTCTCCCATGTCCCACCCCGCTGCCAGCCCACTCACACAGGTTGTGCTTGCGGGCAATGTAGCGAATGATGGCGTTGCTCTGGGTGATCTTGTGTGGCCCATCAATTAAGTAGGGCAGCTGAAAAGACAAGCAAGAATGGTCAGATGAGATATCGGGTCCCTGCATCTCTTTTCTGggtgagaacaggaaggtggtTTGGCACTCAGTGTGCCTGCCATTAGAAGCCCTCCATGAACACACTTCATACTGAATGGAAGAGCTGGGTCCCAGCCCAAAACAGAAACACTGTGCAGCCACCAGGAATGGGAGCAAGTGAGCAGAAGCACTGATCCCAACCCCTCAGCCAGACAAGAAGATGAGGTGAGGACACCATGCCTTCGCCAAACCTCCTTTTCCCTGCACCTACGTTGGGAAAGTCCAGGCCCAGCTTGAATTTGTCACTCAGCCACTGGCTTTGTTCATAATCGGGAGCTGTAGGCAAGACGATGTGAAAAGAAATCAGTTCAGTGTCCTACCCTACTCCTAGTATTAGACCAGGAGCAAGAAAGAACCCctgaggcagtgtgtgtgtgtgtgtgtgtgtgtgtgtgtgtgtgtgtgtgtgtgtgtgtaactcagaGTCACTTTCCAAGATGGGGGAGAGGGATATAAGCAACGACTGGCAATAAGAGGAGCCTGGACCCCAACAGTACACCCAGCCTAGTTAGTTACTAACAACACATGGACCAGGAACTCCATTCTCCGTGTGGGGGAATGAAAAACCAAACTGCACCCGCATGAGGTTCCTGGAAGCAGCAGGCTCTAACTCCAACTGTAGGCTGGCTGCAGGCCTGAGGAATAAGGGGCTAAACACGGGTTGATGGGCATCACTGGGCAGGTGGGAAGCAGGTGACTGACAGGGAAGGTGCGCTTACCGTCCCCCATGGTGTATTTCTTCTCCTCATAGCTTGAGTCTGTGTACTCCAGGAGCATGCGGATGGGTTGTGTCAGCTGAGAAAGAAGATCAGAGACAGAGCTGAGAAACTGTGGTGACCGTTCTGTATGACTTCATCTTCTCCATTTGAGACCCCCACACTGAGCAAATACAGCCACCATGCAGTGTGCATATCCAGGCACGAGTTtgcacctccctctcccctccccccgcccccccctcccgcTACCCCCCTCTTCCCACAGCGTCCCCTGTGTGGAAGCTCCTGAGCTCTGAGAGCTACAGGCAGAAGATTCTAGGGAGGCCTGAGGAGTATCCCTCTGCTAGAAAGGGCCTTGCTGTTATGAACTTTCTGTTCACATCCCGGTCCCCTCTCTTACACCGCGGACGTTCCAGTATCCCAGTATCATAGGCATGGTGCTGGTGCTGTGGCTGGTGCTGGTCTTCTCAGACTGGCTGCAGCAGGGTTGAGCTGGGTCTTTGGACAAGTTACAACTTTATGCAGACTCCCAGAGAGGCCTAGGAGGGACCAAGCGGCCTGTCCCTCCCCACTCCGCGCCAATCCCAGTCAGGCACGCCCCTTCCTCCCTTGTGTAACCAGAGCTGCAGATCCTGACCCAGAAGGCACAGGGCCACACCCTCTCCGAGAGAGGAGGGATTAGACCCTTGGTTGCCTCTGCCCCAAGACTCTGTTCTGTTCACCCTGAAGGCAAAATCTTTTCTCCTGCTCCAAACCCTCTTAGCCACTGCCGCCATCGCCACCTGCTGGATGCTCCGGAAACTGGCACTGGAAACTGGAGACTGGCCAGAGAGCTAAAGAACCAAGAcagtctcccttcttccttttctttgcagAGCTCGGTTTTCAAACTCAGACTGTGGGAATCTGTTATTGGGGAGGCTCAACTCTCAGCTTAAGGACAAAAAGATGCGCCCCGCGCCCCCAACCTGAAGCCTTAATCTAGCACCTATCCTTGAAGAAAGGACTCTGCTGATCTGACAGCTACCAGACT includes:
- the LOC102903913 gene encoding glutathione S-transferase Mu 1 isoform X1; amino-acid sequence: MPMILGYWNVRGLTQPIRMLLEYTDSSYEEKKYTMGDAPDYEQSQWLSDKFKLGLDFPNLPYLIDGPHKITQSNAIIRYIARKHNLCGETEEERIRADIVENQVMDNRMQLIRLCYNPDFEKLKPEFLKTIPEKIKLYSEFLGKRPWCAGNKITYVDFLVYDILDQHRIFQPHCLDAFPNLNDFMVRFEGLKKISDYMKSSRFIYKPFYVKLAFWNPK
- the LOC102903913 gene encoding glutathione S-transferase Mu 1 isoform X2, with translation MPMILGYWNVRGLTQPIRMLLEYTDSSYEEKKYTMGDAPDYEQSQWLSDKFKLGLDFPNLPYLIDGPHKITQSNAIIRYIARKHNLCGETEEERIRADIVENQVMDNRMQLIRLCYNPDFEKLKPEFLKTIPEKIKLYSEFLGKRPWCAGNKGLKKISDYMKSSRFIYKPFYVKLAFWNPK